The Neoarius graeffei isolate fNeoGra1 chromosome 1, fNeoGra1.pri, whole genome shotgun sequence region CTGTAGTCAACAGCCTGATGAAATTACATGGAGCCGCTGCCATGTGGGCTCACCACCCACAAGGACAGGCACTGAGGTTGGGTGTGTTGTGAGCTGGGTGGCAGGTAAAAGTGGGAGCATGGGTGTGCTGATCCTTGGCAGCGCAGACTAAttcttgggacatggaatgtcacctctctggtggggaagGAACTGGAGCTGGTGCAGGAGGCGGAATGGTACCAACTAGATATACTGTAGTTTGGCTTGCCTCCACACATAACATTGGTTCTGGAACCAAACTCCAGGAGAGGGGTTGGGTACTCTCTTTTTCTAGAGTTGCCCAGGGTGAGAGGTGCTGGGCGGGTGTGGGGATACTCACGAGCCCCCAGCTGAGCACCATGGTGTTGGAGTTCTCCCCGGAGAATGAGAGGGTCACCTGTATGCAACTGCAAGTCACTGAGAAGAAAATTCTGACTGTTGTTCAAGCTTATGCACGAAACAGCAGTACAAAGtattcggccttcttggagtctctGGGTGGTGCCCTGGAAGGGGTGCCACTTGGGGACTCCATAGTTCTGGGGGGCTTCAATTCTCACTTGGGCAATGATGGAGAAACCTGGAGGGGGCTGATGGGGAGGAATGGCTTGTCTGAGctaaacctgagtggtgttttcttgttggacttctgtgctcatcatggattggccataacaaacaccatgtttgagcataaggtGGTTCATAAGTGTACCTGGTACCTGAATACCTTAAGCCAAagatcgatgatcgactttgtggtTGTATCATCAGATCTGTGgctgtatgtcttggacactcgggtgaaaggaagagcagagctgtcaactgatcaccacctggtggtgagttggatcagatggtggggaaGGCTgttggacagacctggcaaaccCAAGTGTGTGTAGCGAGGGTGAACTGTGAACATTGGTGGAGTCCTCTGTTCATGGGGTCTTCAATTCCCACCTCTGGAAGAGCTTTTTGTGCATCCTGGGTGTGGTTCGGGACATGGAATCCGAATGGACCATGTTCAAAGCCTCCATTGTAGAGGCAGTTATTAAGAGCTGTGGCCAAAAGGTCAtcagtgcctgtcgtggtggtaaTCTAAAAACCCACTGGTGGACACTGGTGGTGAAGGAAGCTGGCAAGCTGAAGAAAGAGGCCTTTCGGCCTTGGTTGGCCCAGGGGTCCATTGAGGCAGCAGGCAGGTACTGGGAGGTCAGAAGGGCTGCAGCTTTGGCAGTTGCTGAAGCAAAAATCCAGgcatgggaggagttcggggaggccatggagaaggactctcAGTTGGCCTCAAGGAAGTTCTGGCAAGCCATTTGACGACTCAGTAAGGGGAAGCAGGGTTTGCCTCAGGCTGTGCACAGCCAGGGAGGAGAACTGCTGACCcaaactggggatattgtcaggcggtggaaagagtactttgaggaactCCCAAACCAGTCCTACACATcctccattgaggaggtggagtctgaggacTCAGGGGAAGCTTCAGCAATACTCTGGCAGAGGTCACTGAGGTAATCaagaagctcctcggtggcaaggcaccaggggtggatgagattcaccctgagatgctgaaggctctggacgttgttcggctgtcttggttgacacacctcttcAGCATCATGTGGAGGTCGAGTACAGTGcctgtggagtggcagaccggcgtggtgtttttcttttgaaaaacagggaccggagagtgtgcaccaattataggggtatcacactgctcagccttcccaggaaagtttattccaaggtgctggaaaggaggctcCGACCACTTTGTCGAACttcagattcaggaggagcaatgcGGATTCCATCCTGGCCATGGATCGGCTCTTTACCATGGCAGGGTTGTTTGGGCCTTCATGGGAATATGACCAGCCAGTCTACATGTATTTTAtagatttggaaaaggcttacgaccgtgtcccccagggttttttttgtgcgGGGGACTGCAGGAGTATGGGGTATCGGAGTCATTGTTATGAGCCATCAGGTCCTTGTACAACTTGTATGTTGTCAGTGTGAGCTGTGTCTGGATTCTCGGCACAAAGTCAAACACGTTTCCAGTGGGTGTTGGAGTCCACCAAGGCTGCCTCTTGTCATCAATtctgtttgtgatattcatggatgggatctcaaCACACAGCCAGGGtgaggagggtgtctggtttgggaacctcagaattgcatctctgctcttCAGGTTTGGGAACTTCAGAATTGCATCTCGTGACCATCAGCACatactgggatggtttgcagtcaagcgtgaagcagctgggatgagagtcagcacctgcaagtctgaggccatggttctctgccggAAAATGGTGGcgtgttccctccaggttgggagtgagttgctgctccaaatgaaggagttcaagtatttcggggtcttgttcatgagtgatggtaaaatgaaGCATGAGATGGACAGGCAAATTGGAGCGGCATCAGCAGTAATGCCGGCGTTGTATCAGACTGTCATGgtaaagagggagctgagccggaaggcaaagctttcgatttaccagtcagtcaatctatgttccaaccctcacctataatCATGAGccttgggtagtgaccaaaaggatgAGATTGCGGATATAAGCGCCTAAAATGAGCTTTCTCTGtatggtggctgggctcacccttagagatagggtgaggagctcagacatccagagAGATCTCAGAGTAGAGTCACAGAtccttcatgtcgaaagaagTCAGCtgaggatcccccaggaggaactggaaagcattgctggggagaagGATGCTTGGAATAGCCTGCTGCTACCATGATCCGACCTtgaataagcggaagaaaatggataGATGATggataaaattaaatatttctctGAATTGACTGTTTCCATTTCAAATCTAAATTTTGCCCTTTAAactttgccccttgcatatttgacaaggtaaaaaaacaacacatttaataatgttgaatagtgcctaaatcagccctagatgccaccagaatgcactatttgaagtctctaatttcaaaattttccaggggagcatgaAACCAGACATCCCTAGTATCCGGTCCTATGGGCCCCTTTGAGACCCTCTGGCCCACTCTGCATCAGTAGCACtgctctgatattttttttctgGAGAATAAAACAACAccttgccctgtgatgacctggcgacttctccagggtgtaccccgcctttcgcccgtagtcagctgggataggctccagcttgcctgcgaccctgtagaacaggataaagcggctacagataatgagaggagatgagagatGAAAACAACACCTTAAACCAGACCTCCTTCTCTCTTTCCCTCCTCTTGCTCTGCTGTCTGTCCATCCTCTCTCCCTCCAACCATCCTGTCTGAATCTTCATTCTGTTGTGTTTACTAAAATGAACTTTACACTTTTCTTCATCAGCTAATGGCCTGCTATGGTTGGCGTCAATGCCAGTGATGTCTGCTGGCTTTATTAGATGGAATCTAACATCCACTATCTAACAATAGCAGTGCAGTTAAAGACAGTTATAAGAGCTGATCAATACAAGTgtttcacatcagtaacgctctaCTGGGTTCATACCATGCTGTCATTGTCTTGTTTAGTCACTGTAGATGTCTAGTCACTTGGTGCTGAGCTGCAACCACtaataggtgtgatggtcagggtgcacatacttttggccatatagtataggctatatataatttaaaaaaaattaatttatttctCACACTTTTCCTAGTCTTTTGCAGTTCATTTAAATGCATTTTACATAATTACTGCATTTTTGCAAATTAATGGATATAACACAAAAAGTCACTTGTGCTATGTGTTTATTAACTTTGTGCAGCTGGAGAAGCCTTTTACTATTTTTCCCCTTTAATATCCTTTTAACATAAAAATTCTTACCATTTAATTAGCTACAATTACAAGTAATGCTCCCATCAACATCCTGATCACAGCCTTACGTGTCGTCTGAAGCTTTTCCTGTATTTCTTTCTCACAGTGGGAAAAGCAGATGGCCGCTAAACGAGCTGTGATGGTGTTCTCCGTTGTCGAATATCCAGCTTCCGCCATAAAGACGGACATCAACAGTGTTTCCCTTCTCCAGTGGCAGACTGGCTCCATTAGATGAGCTGTAAAATCCTGCACTTTGATGAGCGTGAGTGGAGAACACGTGTTTGCCGTTCAGGAACAAGCCTGACGTCGAGGACTGTGCCGAGGATCCAATCCCCTTGGAGAAAACTCTGAACACATAAACACCCTTCAGAGGAGCTGTGAAAACTCCTGCAGTGACGAAAACAGAGAAGTCCTGAAAATTTACGGAGCTGAAAATTCATCCTGCTCTTAAATATTGATCACGCACTTCATTTTAAACTTGTAATATTTATACACTGATATTTTTATGTAAATACCCGTGTGTGGGTTATATGCCTCTCCGATATTTAGAAAGACGTGTTTATAAGCGAGCACTGTCATAGAGCCAAAAGGTCCGATGTTTGTGGGTCCttttgaggtttccagcagaaatgCAGAAAAAGCCACTCTGATGTCTAAAAGTGAGGGGAAAAAAGTCAGAAAGATAAACTTATTAAACACGAGTTTACATGACAGATGTGAAAGATATGACTTCAGTGCCGGAATATAAAACGAGTGCTCAACTGCACTCTGTCAGCATGGGCAAATGTGCAATTATCATGCCTAATTGTGCAATACATTCACTTATCACTGTGCAATAACCCACTGACCAATCGTCATGCTGTATCACAGGCCACACCCTAGatacgttctttctttctttggccaagtttacattagaccgtatctgtctcgttttcttcgcggatgcactgtccgtttacattaaaatgcctggaaacgccgggaaatgggaatccgccagggttcacgtattcaatccagatcgtgtctggtccggtgctgtgtaaacattgaaaatacgcggatacgctgtgctgagctctagctggcgtcgtcattggacaacgtcattgtgacatccaccttcctgattcgctggcgttggtcatgtgacgcgactgctgaaaaacggcgcggacttccaccttgtatcacctttcattaaagagtataaaagtatgaaaatactgcaaatactgcccattgtgtagttatgattgtctttaggcttgccatccttccacttgcaagtggtaagtgacgcgcatgcccgatatgcactgagatcacacacacagcggctcagtcccgaatcgtggctcgtgcgcttcactcgcgcgctctgtgagctgcgcagggccggagtgcgcaccctccagagggcactcgctgttcagggcggagtgatttggagcgcaggatgcctgcggagctgagcgtatccgtgtattggtgttgctgtgtgcacgcgaatcgtgtattggtgttgctgtgtgcacactaatcgttttaaaaacgttaatctgatgatccgctgatacggtctaatgtaaaccccacctttctttctttctttctttctttctttctttctttctttctttctttctacattttcATTCTATTTATTTCAATATCCTTTCTTTCTGTCCATTTTGCTTTTCTATCTTATCTTTTTCTCTCATTCAGTTGCATGCTTGTCTTTTTCTTTTCCCCTTTTTGTTTATTGAttgatttggctcctttttccccctttctttttttttaatttgtattgaATTTTTTTTCCTGCCTTCAATTttttgaagggttttttttttttttggtaattttcTTCCTGTTTATAAGTCCTATATTTCTTTGgcctttttttgtctttttcattGATCTtcttgtgtattttaactaatcaattagtgattttttttttttgtcttttacaTTTCCCCCTCTGTCCTGTTGGAAAATATTAATATTTAAAGTGTGACATTTAAATTCAGCTCATGATTATTTTATACCCCTTTACACTGAATGTAAATTAATAATTTAGCTTTATCCtaactttttatttttgaaaGTTTGGTGTTGGTCTTAATAATGCAGCTAAGGGTGTAATTTGGCTTTGGTGTCGTCAGAGaattaatttttcatttttaaaagggaAACTTGTTCAAATAAAATTCTTAGTCTTATGGTGTAACGAGAGCAGAGTCAGATATTTGCATTAGATTTGTAAATATTTGACTTCACCTTTATTTCCTGGCAGCACTTCCTCGATCCCGGGGCGTGTAGTGTTCACGCAGGCATTCAGAGTTTCCAGTTGATTGGTCTGCTCTAAAAACACAATCATTTCAACACTGCTGTAGTGCACTACTTTATTAAAGTTATGTCCCTTTGTACAGCAACACatatgtatgtcatttataataAAGACTTGTGCCTCAAGGTGATTTAATTATAGGCAGGAATGAGTATCTACATcttcaccagaggtggacaaagaacccaacctcattacttaagtcaaagtacagatcccactggtcaaatgttactccgatacaagtgaaagttgtccagtcaaatttttacttaagtacttgcttttaaaaatacttaagtattaaaagtacattttctgtcaacacatcgttgtattattgccacaacgcttacaaaacctaaggcagaaatgtgaattcacaaaatgaacgcatgctgtgccatcatggtagtttaatgttaagctagctagtcaatgaagatccacctgacatgctagcaaactcttttcaaactcgaaatcatattgggtagctaacgctactagaaaagaaagatttctacattctgtttatttggcaagattatgctaaaacatttctgaaaggacttcagataagttaacgttattcatgttagcataactccgtttttatatgctaactaacagtgttcaagttaactagctatgtgttatcgttagccgtggacaaggctacggcaacttggcaggcaaatccacagaaagtcatttgactaaccagactgcatagctattgcaatgttaacactagctctaaaagcacagacaactttgttgcaatctttctcttggaataaaatgtttatacacCTCCAGATGCTTCTgcgggttggacggcgagtttttgtaggctgtgatgtgggtcattttaggcaaacaaagcaaatatttaaaatgaaatgcaTCTTTAATCcattctgaaaactgaaacatgggttctaggtggcATTCTCCAAAAGAACCacctcctttcattctgccatcaactgatcgtgttcaatgctgttgagaaatcactgaacttgattttatacagtctatggacgtgaccctagtgattactgacaggctgtctcagtgttgcctgagaaaaaaacaattatgttttagaaaagaaaaaacatccactttcaaagctgcttcatagtaacgagtaacgaggaccttgacagaaatgtagtggagtgaaaagtacgatatttagctttcaaatgtagtgaagttaaagtttccaaaaaaataatactcaagtaaagtacagatactcaaagtatacttaagtacagtactcaagtaaatttactttgttactgtccacctctgatcttCACAGCCCACTTTCCATACCTCTGTTCTCTCTCCTTAGCTCATTTATTTCCTCCTTCATCACTTTTATTTGCTCCTTCATGGATTTCAATTCAGTGAGGACGTCCACACTCGGTACCATGATGTCCTGTTGGGAGGATTTTTCCAGTGACAAGAGCAACAAAAAAGACAAATTCAGTAAAAGGTTCATTGTTATTGCACAGCTGATGAGTCGAATCAACAGGAGAACTGTGGAGTCGTGTTGTTTGAACAATCCAGCAGACTTTGAACTGTACAGGTTCAGGGTTAATGTTTTGTAAGAAGAATAATTCAGGTTAATATAGTTCATCTtccaatccagccactgggggtgcataagcgtactcttggtgccggtcccaagcccggataaattggagagggttgcatcaggaagggcatccggcgtaaaactgtgccaaatctaacatgcggaatgaaaagagaaataccataccggatcagtcggggcccgggttaacaacaactgcctctggtactgttggtcaacagggtactggtggaaagtgtgctactgttgcgccaaaacggagaaggagaaagagaggggggaggcgtgttaggagagagcgtgaaagatggaggggatggagcttagaattgagggtaggaacactgaatgtggtaaccttgactggcagagcgagagagttagcaggtatgatggaaagaaggaagttggacattttgtgtgtgcaggagacgaggtggaaaggaagcaaggccaagaacattggagatggatgcaagttgttttattatggagtggatggaaagagaaatggtgttggtattgttttgaggggagagttggtcaacagtgtgactgatgtgaagagggtgtcagatagagtgatagacatgaagttggagattcaaggagtggtaatcaatgttgtgtgtgcatacgccccacaggttggatgtgagaatgaagagaaagagtatttctgggaaaagatggatgaagtggtagaaagtataccgagggaggagcgtgtgctgataggaacagatttcaacggacatgttggcgagggaaacagagaagATGAGGACGTgacgggcagatatggtgtaagagagagaaatgtggaagggcaaatggtggttgatttttcaaagaggatgaatttggcaatagtcaatacatacttcgagaagaaagagcagcacagggtgacgtttagtggaggaagatctacacaggtggcctacatgctctgcagaaggggtaacctgaaggagattggagactgtaaagtgatggcgggggagagtgtagctagacaacatcaagtggtcgtgtgcaggatgagcttgaaagtgaaaaagaggaagcgtgaaatagtggagccaaagattaagtggtggaaactaaaagaggttgaacatcagaaggagtttagggaagaaatgagacaagcattgagtggtcatggaagtctgccagaagattggaatactactgctgtactagtaagagaggcagcaaggaaggtgcgagggtggtcatcgggaaggaggaaggaagacaaggagacatggtggtggaacaaagaagtgcaggaaattataaaagagaagaggctagcaaagaagaattgggaagagcagagagatgaggaaagcaggcagttatacagagagatgagacagaaggcaaaaagagtggtagcgaaggtgaaagcagatgcataccaggagttgtatgaaagactggagaccaaagaaggagagaaagacctgtacagactagctcggcagagaaacagggaagcgagggatgtacatcaggtaagagtgatgaaagatgtaaatggaaatgtgctgacaaacaaagagagagtgtattaagaaggtggaaagagtactttgaggatttattaaatgaggagaatccaagagagaaaaggtcagattcactggcgacagcaaatcaggaagtagagttggttagtaaggatgaggtgagggcagccatgaaaagaatgaagactgggaatgcAGTCGGACCAGacagtatcccgattgaggcttggagatgtttgggtgagacggctgtggagttcctaatgagattgtttaataagatcctagagaatgagaaaatgccaaatgaatggagaaaaagtgtgctagtcccaatatacaagaataagggagatgtacagagctgcagtaagtacagaggaataaaattgatgagccacaccatgaagctatgggaaagggtattgaaggcgagattgagaagagaggtagcaatctgtgaacagcagtatgggtttatgccaaggaagagcacattggatgcaatttttgctttaagaatgttaatggagaagtacagggaaggccagagaaagctacattgtgtgtttgtagacctggagaaggcatatgatagagtgccgagagaggagTTATGGTATTATATGAGAAagcgtggagtgaatgagaagtatattagagtggtgcaagacatgtatgagaacagtgaaacagcagtgaggtgtgcagttggaacaactgaatggttcaaggtgaaggtgggactccatcaaggctctgctttgagtccttttttgtttgccatagtgatggatagcttgacggacgaagtgagacaagagtcaccatggaacatgatgtttgcggatgatattgtgatatgtggtgaaagtagaaaggaggttgagttgggtttggagagatggaggtatgcattggaacaaagaggaatgaaggtgagcagtagcaaaacagaatacatgtgtatcagtgagaatggggatgagagtgtagtgaagatgcaaggagtagatgtaaagaaacttggtgaattcaagtacctggggtcaactgtgcaggaaaatgggggctgcgatagtgaggtgagaaagagagtgcaggcagggtggagcagttggagaaggattttgggagtcatttgtgataggaaagtcccagcaaaagtgaaaggtaacatGTATAAGAGagcagtgagaccagctgtgatgtatggattggagaccgtacccttaatgaagagacaggaggcaacattggaggtggcggagttgaggatgttaaggtttgcgatgggagtgacaaggttggacaggataaggaacgagtacatcagagggacagcacatgtagagagcttgggaatgaagctaccataagagagatgagactgagatggtatgggcacatcctgagaagagatgcagagcatgtgggaaggagaatgttgaggatggagctgccaggcaaacgaaaatgaggaaggccaaagaggagatacatggatgtggtgagagaggacatgaaagtggcaggtgtggtagagaaggatgcggaacatCACAGA contains the following coding sequences:
- the LOC132890181 gene encoding cerebellin-1-like, which encodes MVPSVDVLTELKSMKEQIKVMKEEINELRRENREQTNQLETLNACVNTTRPGIEEVLPGNKDIRVAFSAFLLETSKGPTNIGPFGSMTVLAYKHVFLNIGEAYNPHTGVFTAPLKGVYVFRVFSKGIGSSAQSSTSGLFLNGKHVFSTHAHQSAGFYSSSNGASLPLEKGNTVDVRLYGGSWIFDNGEHHHSSFSGHLLFPL